The sequence below is a genomic window from Desulfovibrionales bacterium.
TTTGCATCAATTATTCTAGCCAAATCAGATCAAATTCTTCACCATTGCGACCTGTCAATGACCCATCTCTTATAAACATAGAATCTGCTTTAAATGATACCAGTCGTTACATATGGTACTGGTCGCCCCCTAATGATCTTTGTAAAAGAAGCAAAAAACAGCAGTCGGTTTTTGTCTTTGGCTGGGGATTATATTGGAAATATGACACAAAGAAGCTTATTGATGAATTAAAGATATTAATCATTTCTGCCGAAAGCAAGAAAGGTATTTTGAAAGATTTGAAAGAAAAATATGATATTTCAGAACAGACACTTTTCCCTGATATATATGGTTTTGCGCAATCGAACCGCTACGATAAAATAATTCAACATTACAGTGCAGAAGAATTCTATGATAAAGGCGAAGAACAATGGGGGGATGGCAGCCCCGAATGGGCAGCAGAATATTATAAAATGGCATACACTACTAAAAAGCTTGAATGGATAGATGCAAGATGCAAATGTGCCCTTGCTTTAAGTTGGAATGGCGAACAAAATAAGGCTTTAAATGTTATTGATGAATCGATAAAGAAATTTGGTGAATTTTGGAAATATTACGCATGTAGAGCGATTATAATCTGGAAAATAGAACAAGATTGGAAAGATGATCTGAGAAGAGCCGAGGAATTAGCTAATAATGCAAATGAAAGCTCTGAATTTAAAACTTTTGTAAATGACTACAGTGTATTGCCTTACGATTAAGAAGGAAATAAGGGGCAATATAGGATGCCCCCTAAATCCTAATAAACAAGGGCTTGGGAAAGATTCCCAAGCCCTTGTTTAGGTATGGACCTTTAAAGTGTATCATGCCATCTTGTCAAAGAAACTTTGTTTTTGGGCAGTAACCTGGGTTTTTCCATTTTGGTCATATTGTTCGTAAACTTTTTCCTCTTTACCAGTCGTGCTAATTTTCTGAGTATTAAATTTCAACCCGGCATCAGAATCAAATATCTTAGGGAAATCAGAACCGATCCCCTGCTCCATAATAGTAAGTTTCTCGTTGTTTATATAAATAGAGGATTCCGTCTGGTCTGGAGTGCTCGCCAGTTTTTGGCCAGTTACGTGAGCATATGGCTCCTTGCCATCTTCGGGCCTCCTGAATTGCCCGGGTTGCTGTTGCCGAATGTGAACGGTGGTCTCATTGATTTTCATGTCATTTCACCATTCATGAATAATGCGCTGCCAGGTTGTAACTAAGTGTCCGGGCATTGAAAACGAAAAGCCCGCTTCCAAAGGTGGGAAGCGGGCTTTTCAGTTATAAACATTCACTTGGCAACCCCGCTGCCCTGTCCGCTCAAGCGGATTTAGGCCGGAAGCTTTGCGTCCCAACCTTTCGGAAGATTTGCCCTTCGATAATATATATCGGCATACTGACAAAAAAACTTGAAAAATTATCAGGATAACGGCAACTACAAGGTCAAGAGCTTTTCGTGCTGTGTGGGAAATAACGGGACGCCTTGAATATTCTTACGGCTTTGAGCTTCTACTTTCCGATACGCCCCAGAAGGCGTAACAGGCCATCCAGGATCACAATGGGATGCGGCGGGCAACCGGGAATGTACAGATCGACAGGAAGGATACCTTCCACACCGTCATGCACTTCTTTGTGTCCGGCATAGGGTCCGCCCGCAATGGCGCAGGCGCCCACGGCAATGACAATTTTCGGTGCAGGAACCGCTTCATAGGTTTTTATTAAAGCCGGCTTCATATTCTCCGTCACCGGGCCGGTCACGAGGATTCCATCTGCATGGCGTGGTGAGGCGACAAACTGAATACCGAAACGACCAAGGTCGAAGACAACGGTAGTGAGCACATTCGTGTCCGCCTCGCAGGCATTGCATCCGCCGGCGCTTACCTGCCTCAGCCGCAGCGCCCGGCCAAGCAGACGTTTCATTCGGGCATCAAGGGACCGGGCAGTCCCCGTACCTGTACCCGGTAGAACCATGTCTTGCCGCCGTCTGGCAGCCATGCGGTATTCCCGGGAAAAACGGATCGCATTCACGGGACATGCAGTTTCACATTCCCCGCAAAAGAGACATCGCCCGAGATCGAGATGCAGACCATCTGCTGATACCTTTACCGCGCTCGTGGGGCAGACTTCCGCGCAGACCCGGCACTGTCCGGGGCACCGCGCTGTATCCACTACCGGGCATCCCCGGTAACGGTCCGGCAATATCGGTTCTTTCGCGGGGAAGGGAATCGTGCCGTATCCCAGCTTACATCGCGCAACTAGCTCCTTGAGCATTCCATCTCCCGATTCACAGGTCGTGTCCGCAATACGACAAATTGAAGCTCTTGTTGCAGAGCGGAAAATCCGAGATCTGCTGGTCGCGCAAGGCCATGGCCAGTCCCATCCAGTTGTGAAAGGACGGGTCCACCACCTTGTAATGGGCGAAGCGCCCCTCGACGTCCGTCACCGCCACGTGGCAGATTTCCCCGCGCCAGCCCTCTGTCAGGGAAACCACGAGCCGCTCAGGCGGCAGTTCCCCGGTCGCAGCCCGTATGGGTCCGCCCGGGAGCATCTCCATCTGTTTCTGAATGAAGGCCACGGAACGCTGGATTTCCAGCCACCTTACGTATGCGCGCGCAAAGACATCGCCAGTTTCCCCTAGCGCAATCGGAATATGGCTTAGGGCATAGATTCCTGACGGGAACTCGTAGCGGACATCCCGTTCCAGGCCGCAGGCGCGTGCAGCCGGCCCCACCAGTCCCAGGTCTTCACAGGTCTGGCGCAGCACCCTTCCCGTCTTCTCAAATCGTCCCACGACGGACGGCGTCTTCCAGAGGAGATCTACGGCCGTGGTCACATTATTGTAAATCCGCCCTATTTTCTCCAGCAAGAGTTTGGCCTGATCGGCGTCCAAATCAAAAACCACACCGCCCGGCCGCACCAGCCCTCGTCCGAAACGATTCCCGCAAAGGAGCGCAGTCAGGTTTAGAAAGTCGCCGCGCAGACGGCCGCAATGAGCTGCCGTAGGCAAATATCCCACGTCGCCGGCCAGCGCGCCAAGATCTCCGGTATGATTGGCGAGTCTCTCAATCTCGAGCGCCACGGCGCGCAAGGCGTAAGCCCGAGCCGGCACTATACAGCCCTGCAAAGCCTCTATGGCCTGGCAATATGCGGTCATATGGCCTACGGACGTATCACCGGCCAAGGTTTCCATATAGTGAGCGCTGCGCGAGGTCGGTCCGCCGAGCATGGCCCGTTCGACTCCGCGGTGCTGATATCCAAGTGATATTTCCAGATGATAAACGTTTTCTCCGTGGCATTGAAAACGGAAATGACCGGGTTCAATTATCCCGGCGTGTACCGGACCTACCGCAACGTCATGGACCTCTTCGCCGGCAACCTGGAAAAAGTCGGTCACCGAGGGCTGAATGGCCTCAGTGGCGGAACGCGCCCAGGCGTCGTAACCCGGGCGGTAGGAATAGTGGAACCGTATGGGCTTCAGCCAGGGGTGTCCCAAAGGCCGCACTCCCCATTGTTCGGCCATCTCCCGTTCGAACCAGTGGGCCTGCGGACAGTCAACGGTAAGCGACGGATAGCAATCGGAGACTTCGGTCTCGACAATAAAGAGCGCTCCTTCGCGGCTCCGGGCCAGTACGGCCAGAAGGCGAAGCGTGTTCGGCCCATGCGGCCTCCCAAAAAGGGCAGCAAGGCGTGCGCCGTCGGCCACACTGCGAACCACGGTTTCTCTAAATTCAGCGGTGGAAACGAGCGGTATATCGCGGAGACCCACCGGGCAGCTATTATAGGCGCGAAGAAAGCGCTTTGATTCCATCTTTAAGATCCTCCAAGCATTATGGCCGCCTCATGCAGGGTGCGGCCCAAAAAAGGCGGCAAATACAGACCCAGCATCAGGACAAACGCCCCGAGCGCTGCCGCAGGCACAAGCGCCAGCAGCGGTTCCGCGCGGGATGGTCCCTGATCTTCAGGGGCCTTACCCTGGGCCATACGGATCACAATAGCAGCCATTCCGGCAAAGATGGTAGAAAGGAGCAATAGATAGGTTACGGCCACAGCGGTGTATCCCTTGTCGAATGCTGCTTTGAGGATAATGAATTCACTTACAAAAGTACCGAAGGGAGGCGCGCCCGTAATGGACAGAAATCCGGCGACCCACAGTACGCCTGATGCCGGTACGAGTTGCAGGATGCCCCGGACCCGTGCGGTAGATTTTGTTGCGTACACTGTCAGCAGATTTCCGG
It includes:
- the nuoB gene encoding NADH-quinone oxidoreductase subunit NuoB is translated as MLKELVARCKLGYGTIPFPAKEPILPDRYRGCPVVDTARCPGQCRVCAEVCPTSAVKVSADGLHLDLGRCLFCGECETACPVNAIRFSREYRMAARRRQDMVLPGTGTGTARSLDARMKRLLGRALRLRQVSAGGCNACEADTNVLTTVVFDLGRFGIQFVASPRHADGILVTGPVTENMKPALIKTYEAVPAPKIVIAVGACAIAGGPYAGHKEVHDGVEGILPVDLYIPGCPPHPIVILDGLLRLLGRIGK
- a CDS encoding NADH-quinone oxidoreductase subunit C, whose translation is MESKRFLRAYNSCPVGLRDIPLVSTAEFRETVVRSVADGARLAALFGRPHGPNTLRLLAVLARSREGALFIVETEVSDCYPSLTVDCPQAHWFEREMAEQWGVRPLGHPWLKPIRFHYSYRPGYDAWARSATEAIQPSVTDFFQVAGEEVHDVAVGPVHAGIIEPGHFRFQCHGENVYHLEISLGYQHRGVERAMLGGPTSRSAHYMETLAGDTSVGHMTAYCQAIEALQGCIVPARAYALRAVALEIERLANHTGDLGALAGDVGYLPTAAHCGRLRGDFLNLTALLCGNRFGRGLVRPGGVVFDLDADQAKLLLEKIGRIYNNVTTAVDLLWKTPSVVGRFEKTGRVLRQTCEDLGLVGPAARACGLERDVRYEFPSGIYALSHIPIALGETGDVFARAYVRWLEIQRSVAFIQKQMEMLPGGPIRAATGELPPERLVVSLTEGWRGEICHVAVTDVEGRFAHYKVVDPSFHNWMGLAMALRDQQISDFPLCNKSFNLSYCGHDL
- a CDS encoding FRG domain-containing protein translates to MNDTKVHNIDEYITKSNNLLSSGFFTYRGQYCSSWSLEPGIIRKIKNTYNGIGESGLLFRLSVDHLIEILKKARSNKYFSDDICDLNILAILQHYGAATPLLDFSNDPLVALYFACQPCKDKDAESDGNVFCINYSSQIRSNSSPLRPVNDPSLINIESALNDTSRYIWYWSPPNDLCKRSKKQQSVFVFGWGLYWKYDTKKLIDELKILIISAESKKGILKDLKEKYDISEQTLFPDIYGFAQSNRYDKIIQHYSAEEFYDKGEEQWGDGSPEWAAEYYKMAYTTKKLEWIDARCKCALALSWNGEQNKALNVIDESIKKFGEFWKYYACRAIIIWKIEQDWKDDLRRAEELANNANESSEFKTFVNDYSVLPYD